The Candidatus Hydrogenedens sp. genome includes a window with the following:
- the cydB gene encoding cytochrome d ubiquinol oxidase subunit II, with amino-acid sequence MLLNVIWFILLTVLIIAYAILEGFDLGVGILHLFTKRDEHRRIMMNAIGPVWDGNEVWLITFGGALFAAFPTAYATVFSAFYTPFMLLLCSLIFRAASLEFRSKVDSLFWKRIWDFLFSISSLVATLLLGVAGGNAITGIAINEKGIYIGNFFSFLNPIGVCTGIFVIVLFALHGSLYLQFKTEGELNYQMKQTAKVLSFLVLILFAVLTSVSFYTVPWARPNLLTSIAGLFAVLSLALTLLYCWREEGKLGFFSNVAYIFMLILIFASNMFPYLVRSSINPAFSLDIYNTASSQKTLTIMLGIVLAVLPIVLVYTGYVYWVFRGPVKLDETSY; translated from the coding sequence ATGCTACTGAATGTTATCTGGTTTATATTGTTAACGGTTCTAATTATTGCATACGCAATTTTAGAAGGATTTGATTTAGGAGTAGGTATTCTTCACCTTTTTACAAAGAGAGATGAACATAGACGGATTATGATGAACGCTATCGGTCCCGTTTGGGATGGCAATGAAGTGTGGCTAATTACATTCGGTGGGGCTTTATTTGCCGCATTTCCAACAGCGTATGCTACTGTATTTTCTGCCTTTTATACACCATTTATGTTGTTATTATGTTCATTAATTTTCCGTGCCGCTTCGTTGGAATTCCGTAGCAAAGTTGATTCCCTATTCTGGAAACGGATTTGGGATTTTTTATTTTCTATTTCAAGTCTTGTGGCAACATTACTCTTAGGTGTTGCAGGAGGAAATGCGATAACAGGAATTGCTATTAACGAAAAAGGAATTTATATTGGCAATTTCTTTTCTTTTCTAAATCCCATAGGAGTGTGTACTGGTATTTTTGTCATTGTTCTTTTTGCCCTACATGGTTCACTTTATCTTCAATTTAAAACAGAAGGTGAATTGAATTACCAAATGAAACAAACAGCAAAAGTATTAAGTTTTTTAGTCCTTATTCTTTTCGCTGTACTAACGTCAGTTAGTTTTTACACAGTTCCATGGGCAAGACCTAATTTGTTAACTTCTATAGCTGGTTTATTTGCTGTTTTGTCATTGGCTCTCACTTTATTATATTGTTGGAGAGAAGAGGGTAAATTAGGCTTTTTTTCTAATGTGGCTTACATTTTTATGCTAATTCTTATCTTTGCTTCAAATATGTTTCCATACTTAGTCCGTTCTTCTATAAATCCCGCTTTTAGTCTGGACATTTACAATACCGCTTCCAGTCAGAAGACATTGACGATTATGTTGGGAATTGTATTAGCAGTTTTGCCTATTGTTCTTGTATATACAGGTTATGTGTATTGGGTATTTCGTGGTCCTGTCAAATTAGACGAGACTTCCTACTAA
- a CDS encoding anhydro-N-acetylmuramic acid kinase: MFDLKALQDKIPRYVVGLVSGASCDGIDAVLVRLKGTGPEMAIRLLASNTFPYTEDIRLALLSEHKTEREVCQLNFQIGELFAQAGLEMIKIAKEQNFDVDLIASHGHTIAHLTPPTFSKIGTLQIGEPAIIAERTGLPVVSDFRARDMAAGGQGAPLMPYADWILFRRSKRTILCINIGGLANMAVITPEFENIFAFDTGPGNMIIDSTVRLLTRGEENMDRDGRAAKHGQVIDEFLEYLLDHPFFIKVPPKAASREDFSEEVYLRDALASRKEYSFEDLVATVTTVVVRTIVDAYERFVKPKYEIDHVIIGGGGAKNKTIFKWIARSFAPIPVFTSDQYGIPNSCREALAFAILGNETICGTPANIPQVTGASHPVILGKITPP; the protein is encoded by the coding sequence ATGTTTGACTTAAAAGCACTTCAAGATAAAATTCCACGATATGTTGTTGGACTTGTCTCTGGAGCCTCATGTGATGGTATTGATGCGGTATTAGTTCGCCTAAAGGGTACAGGACCGGAGATGGCAATACGACTTCTTGCTTCAAATACATTTCCATATACAGAAGACATACGACTGGCATTATTATCGGAACATAAAACGGAACGTGAAGTATGCCAATTAAACTTTCAGATAGGGGAATTGTTTGCCCAAGCAGGGTTAGAAATGATTAAGATTGCAAAGGAACAAAATTTTGATGTGGACTTAATTGCCTCTCATGGACATACCATTGCACATTTAACACCCCCTACCTTTTCTAAGATTGGAACTTTGCAGATTGGTGAACCTGCAATTATTGCAGAACGTACAGGTTTGCCTGTTGTTTCTGATTTTAGAGCACGTGATATGGCAGCAGGTGGTCAAGGAGCGCCATTAATGCCCTATGCAGATTGGATTCTCTTTCGCCGTTCTAAAAGAACTATTCTTTGTATTAATATTGGTGGGTTAGCAAATATGGCAGTAATCACACCTGAATTTGAAAATATCTTTGCTTTTGACACGGGTCCTGGAAACATGATTATTGATTCAACAGTTCGACTGTTAACTCGTGGTGAAGAAAACATGGACAGGGATGGTCGAGCTGCAAAACATGGACAAGTTATTGATGAGTTTCTTGAGTATTTGCTTGACCACCCCTTCTTCATTAAGGTTCCACCGAAAGCGGCGAGTCGAGAAGATTTTAGCGAAGAGGTTTATTTGCGTGATGCCCTTGCGAGTCGGAAGGAATACTCATTCGAAGACCTCGTTGCAACAGTAACAACAGTAGTAGTACGAACCATTGTCGATGCTTATGAAAGATTTGTAAAACCAAAATACGAAATTGACCATGTGATTATTGGTGGTGGTGGAGCAAAGAATAAAACCATATTTAAGTGGATTGCACGTAGTTTTGCACCGATACCTGTATTTACCAGTGACCAGTATGGGATACCTAATTCGTGTAGGGAAGCACTTGCGTTCGCTATTCTTGGAAATGAAACTATCTGCGGAACACCTGCTAATATTCCTCAGGTAACAGGTGCATCACATCCTGTTATTTTAGGTAAAATAACCCCACCTTAA
- a CDS encoding adenylate kinase, with protein MVNEGVINAWLYGTECKSDLPKPARPLHIVLLGAPGIGKGTQAEFLSKKYGAVQLSTGDVFRAAKNTPADSLSPAMKEAMEAMKAGKLVSDDTVINLVRERKNCLSSGYGFLLDGFPRTVHQAEALKQLLAELNIKLDAVLNYTLDTEEVVKRLSGRRTCKQCKGTAHIIFNPPKVDGICDKCGGELFQREDDQPEAIRVRLKTYEESTAPLADYYEKEGLLITISAEGTPEEVFQKTETILKQRLNI; from the coding sequence AATTAATGCATGGCTTTATGGCACAGAGTGTAAAAGTGATTTGCCAAAACCTGCACGTCCTTTACATATCGTCTTGCTTGGAGCCCCAGGAATAGGTAAAGGGACACAGGCAGAGTTTTTGAGCAAGAAATATGGGGCTGTCCAGCTTTCAACTGGCGATGTATTTCGTGCTGCAAAAAACACACCTGCTGATTCGTTAAGCCCGGCAATGAAAGAAGCGATGGAAGCCATGAAAGCAGGTAAACTTGTCTCGGATGATACAGTGATTAATCTTGTTCGTGAACGGAAAAATTGTTTAAGTAGCGGTTATGGCTTTTTACTTGATGGTTTCCCGAGAACTGTGCATCAAGCAGAAGCATTAAAACAATTATTGGCAGAGTTAAATATTAAATTAGATGCGGTTCTAAATTACACATTAGATACTGAAGAAGTAGTTAAACGATTGAGTGGTCGGAGAACTTGCAAACAATGTAAAGGAACAGCACATATCATTTTTAACCCACCCAAGGTTGATGGTATTTGCGACAAATGTGGTGGCGAATTGTTTCAACGCGAAGATGACCAACCAGAAGCTATTCGTGTGCGATTAAAGACATACGAAGAAAGCACGGCTCCATTAGCGGATTATTATGAAAAAGAGGGGTTACTAATTACTATTTCTGCGGAAGGAACTCCCGAAGAAGTATTCCAAAAGACAGAGACCATTTTGAAACAACGGCTCAACATATAA
- a CDS encoding ribulokinase codes for MKENYALGLDFGTNSVRALIVNVQTGEEIGTAVVNYAHGEQGIILSAKDPHLARQHPEDYLTGLEVVVKKAIEDAKNNHKGFSPGTIIGIGVDTTGSTPLPVDKEGIPLAFHPEFANDPNAMAWLWKDHTSYAEADEITQQAKQQRPHFLAKCGGTYSSEWFWSKLLHCRRVAPNVFTSAYTWVECADWIPAVLTGTSHPSKIKRGICPAGHKAMANPAWNGYPDETFLGSLDPELARVRQTLPDILYCVKDKAGELTQEWAEKLDLRPGIPVAVGAFDAHLGAVGCGIAPGVLTKIVGTSTCDMMVAPLEEQLPDIPGLCGIVPESILPGMFGLEAGQSAFGDIYNWYVQYIQPGGPTQGSHEQLTKEAEKLKPGETGLLALDWHNGNRTVLVDPQLTGAILGLTLITKPAEIYRAWIEATAFGARVIMERFEEYGLKANRVINCGGIAMKNPLVMQILADVMGKTMEISRSQQTCALGSAICGSVVAGSQNGGHDNFATAVDAMTGVQSTKYIPNPENQKIYNQLYKLYRQLHDAFGTKEYQGNLANVMKELLTLRRTVTQD; via the coding sequence ATGAAAGAAAATTATGCACTTGGTTTGGATTTTGGAACAAATTCAGTTCGTGCATTAATAGTAAACGTGCAGACAGGCGAAGAGATAGGAACTGCAGTTGTAAACTATGCTCATGGCGAACAAGGAATTATATTATCAGCCAAAGATCCCCATCTTGCACGTCAACACCCGGAAGATTATCTTACAGGTTTAGAAGTTGTAGTTAAAAAGGCTATAGAGGATGCCAAAAACAATCATAAAGGCTTTTCTCCAGGAACTATTATAGGTATCGGTGTTGATACGACAGGAAGTACACCACTACCTGTGGATAAAGAAGGAATACCTTTAGCCTTTCATCCTGAATTTGCTAACGACCCAAACGCTATGGCATGGCTCTGGAAAGACCATACCTCGTATGCAGAGGCAGATGAAATTACACAGCAGGCAAAACAACAACGCCCACATTTCCTTGCCAAATGTGGAGGAACATATTCCTCAGAATGGTTTTGGTCAAAACTCTTGCACTGTCGGAGAGTTGCTCCGAATGTATTTACTTCAGCCTATACATGGGTTGAATGTGCTGACTGGATTCCCGCTGTTCTGACTGGAACATCTCATCCCAGTAAGATAAAACGAGGTATCTGTCCCGCAGGACATAAAGCGATGGCAAATCCCGCTTGGAATGGTTATCCAGACGAGACCTTTTTAGGGTCACTTGACCCAGAGTTGGCACGGGTACGTCAGACGTTGCCTGACATTTTGTATTGCGTTAAAGATAAAGCAGGTGAATTAACACAGGAGTGGGCGGAAAAATTAGACCTACGTCCAGGGATACCTGTGGCTGTAGGTGCGTTTGATGCACATTTAGGTGCAGTCGGTTGTGGTATTGCACCAGGAGTGCTAACAAAAATTGTAGGCACATCTACCTGTGATATGATGGTTGCTCCATTAGAGGAACAACTACCGGATATCCCCGGTTTATGTGGGATTGTCCCCGAATCTATCTTGCCAGGTATGTTCGGTCTTGAAGCTGGACAGTCCGCCTTTGGAGATATTTATAACTGGTATGTCCAATATATCCAACCTGGAGGACCAACCCAAGGTTCCCATGAACAACTAACTAAAGAAGCAGAAAAGTTAAAACCTGGAGAAACAGGACTTTTAGCGTTGGATTGGCACAACGGGAATCGTACTGTTTTAGTAGACCCACAATTGACAGGAGCGATTCTTGGCTTGACTTTAATTACAAAGCCTGCAGAAATATACCGAGCATGGATTGAGGCGACTGCCTTCGGAGCACGGGTTATTATGGAACGATTTGAAGAATATGGGCTAAAAGCGAATCGGGTTATTAATTGCGGAGGTATCGCTATGAAAAATCCGCTGGTAATGCAAATCCTTGCGGATGTCATGGGCAAAACAATGGAAATATCTCGAAGTCAACAAACCTGTGCTTTAGGCTCTGCTATTTGTGGTTCGGTAGTCGCAGGTAGTCAAAACGGTGGACATGATAATTTTGCCACAGCAGTAGATGCTATGACGGGTGTACAATCTACAAAATACATTCCAAACCCAGAAAATCAAAAGATATATAATCAATTATATAAACTGTATCGTCAATTGCATGATGCATTTGGAACAAAAGAGTATCAGGGTAATCTCGCCAATGTAATGAAGGAACTTTTAACTCTACGTCGAACTGTGACTCAGGATTAA
- a CDS encoding cytochrome ubiquinol oxidase subunit I yields the protein MLNDALMLARIQFALTAIFHYLYPPLTIGLGWIMAFMSYKRFKTEEDLYDKMSRFWTGIFAITFAMGVTTGIVMEFEFGTNWSEYSRFVGDVFGSPLAAEALISFFLESTFLGILVFGWNRVSKKMHFFATLMVALGATLSALWIIVANSWQQTPAGYHVVETALGPRAEITNFWQMFFNYSTIGRFSHVIFSAIVNSAFVVMSISAYYLLKGKYENFAKYSLKVALVFGCIGAYLVLLAGHHQAIVVSRHQPAKLAAFEGHFKTTGEGTPFYLFGIPNEQAQRVDYGVAVPGFLSFLVYFDFTKPVTALDQFPPEDRPPVALPFFSFHIMAVLGMFFILLTTLSMFLWWRGTLFNYRWLLWIFVFSFPLPYIANMLGWIAAEVGRQPWIVQNLLRTKDGISPGVSASQVLGSMIMFTTIYSVLFILYIFLLLKKIKKGPEVLTH from the coding sequence ATGCTTAATGATGCTTTAATGCTTGCCCGTATCCAATTTGCTCTAACTGCAATATTCCATTATCTTTACCCGCCGTTAACAATTGGTTTGGGCTGGATTATGGCTTTTATGTCCTATAAGAGATTTAAAACAGAAGAAGACCTTTACGACAAAATGTCCCGTTTCTGGACAGGAATATTCGCTATTACTTTTGCTATGGGAGTTACAACAGGGATTGTAATGGAGTTCGAATTTGGTACAAATTGGTCAGAATACTCACGTTTTGTAGGAGATGTGTTTGGTTCGCCTCTCGCAGCAGAAGCGTTAATTTCATTTTTCCTTGAATCTACATTTTTAGGGATTTTAGTATTTGGTTGGAATCGTGTCTCGAAGAAGATGCACTTTTTCGCTACATTAATGGTTGCATTAGGGGCAACACTCTCCGCTCTTTGGATTATCGTGGCAAACTCATGGCAACAAACGCCTGCAGGTTATCATGTTGTAGAGACAGCCTTAGGACCACGGGCAGAAATTACAAATTTTTGGCAAATGTTCTTTAATTACTCCACAATAGGAAGGTTCTCACATGTGATTTTTAGTGCAATTGTCAATTCTGCATTTGTAGTAATGAGTATATCTGCATACTATTTATTGAAAGGCAAGTATGAAAACTTTGCTAAATATTCCTTAAAGGTAGCATTGGTTTTTGGATGCATAGGTGCGTATTTAGTTTTATTAGCAGGGCATCATCAAGCCATTGTAGTTTCCAGACATCAGCCCGCTAAATTGGCAGCATTTGAAGGGCATTTTAAGACGACTGGGGAAGGTACACCCTTTTATTTATTCGGAATCCCAAATGAGCAGGCACAACGTGTCGATTATGGAGTTGCCGTCCCAGGATTCCTGAGTTTCCTTGTGTATTTTGATTTTACAAAGCCTGTTACAGCCTTAGACCAATTTCCACCTGAAGATCGACCACCAGTAGCACTGCCATTCTTTTCTTTTCACATTATGGCAGTGTTAGGTATGTTTTTTATTCTTCTTACAACGTTGTCTATGTTTTTATGGTGGCGAGGCACGCTGTTTAATTATCGGTGGTTATTATGGATTTTTGTTTTTTCATTTCCGTTGCCTTATATTGCCAATATGCTCGGATGGATAGCAGCGGAAGTGGGTAGACAGCCATGGATTGTTCAAAATTTGCTACGTACAAAGGATGGAATAAGTCCTGGAGTATCTGCAAGCCAAGTTTTAGGTTCGATGATAATGTTTACCACAATATACTCAGTATTGTTTATCCTTTATATATTTCTTTTATTGAAAAAAATCAAAAAGGGACCTGAGGTCCTAACTCACTAA
- a CDS encoding DNA-processing protein DprA has protein sequence MIYSTFSTSDIAKRLTCFFLVLLRKTGQSWKIVHSLLSMGEDNVLCFLNGEGQHCNNYLQTRLVFDKEEFIKTEIYLNKILEEGWSIAYIGSDKYPKQWLPLGNDAPPIMFFKGKFPLDNTVKTVAVVGTTKPSQYMAKLVSDTVQFFVQHSFSHISGGAVGVDCIGHETVLSLSGFTRVILPCGIFCFNIPPLWEEGIQNGNMQLISPWLPDADWLKSQAVRRNQLIATLAHVGCVFQPSHAGGSLSVARNLLMRGLPVFVYNPQGFAKILDYLPKVTPLLKDNHELNYPELEKSLNIEIETTTHLPKDLFNL, from the coding sequence ATGATTTATAGCACATTCTCGACATCCGACATAGCAAAACGGCTAACATGCTTTTTTCTGGTTTTATTAAGAAAAACAGGACAATCCTGGAAAATAGTTCATTCCTTGTTATCAATGGGAGAAGACAATGTATTATGTTTTTTGAATGGAGAAGGACAACATTGTAATAACTATTTACAAACGAGGCTTGTTTTTGATAAAGAGGAATTCATAAAAACAGAAATATATCTTAATAAAATATTAGAAGAAGGTTGGTCTATTGCATACATTGGCTCCGATAAGTATCCAAAACAATGGTTACCTCTCGGAAATGATGCACCTCCTATAATGTTCTTTAAGGGGAAGTTTCCATTAGATAATACTGTAAAAACCGTTGCGGTAGTTGGTACAACAAAACCATCCCAATATATGGCAAAACTGGTTTCAGATACGGTTCAATTTTTTGTTCAACATAGTTTTTCACATATCTCTGGAGGTGCAGTAGGGGTTGATTGTATTGGACATGAGACAGTCCTAAGTTTAAGTGGTTTTACACGTGTTATTCTTCCTTGTGGTATTTTTTGTTTCAACATACCTCCGTTGTGGGAAGAAGGAATCCAGAATGGAAATATGCAACTAATAAGCCCATGGTTGCCTGACGCCGATTGGTTAAAATCACAGGCTGTCCGACGTAATCAACTTATAGCAACACTTGCTCATGTCGGTTGTGTATTTCAACCTTCCCATGCAGGAGGGAGTCTTAGTGTGGCTCGAAACCTTTTAATGAGGGGATTGCCAGTATTCGTTTATAATCCACAGGGATTTGCCAAGATATTAGATTATTTGCCAAAGGTAACACCCCTGTTGAAAGATAATCACGAATTGAATTATCCAGAATTAGAAAAAAGTTTAAATATAGAAATAGAAACAACAACTCACTTGCCAAAAGATTTATTTAACTTATAA